One window from the genome of Paenibacillus azoreducens encodes:
- a CDS encoding DUF4179 domain-containing protein produces the protein MKSFSDQEEQTWSDVLFAEGPDADFTSQVMQKLENVEMVRGTDEAQIFDHITAARSKRRIRGWIAGTTAAVIILAGVSAIWQTQFQDQAMSVFQPKPKTAEEKNPPGMEDWVWYNDYNISKPLGLIDTPGIKVEDKGYTFQIENVLFDRSRIVISTRQTAPDGSRLQSPLREGDDFHITDFQGNEVARRVNALGNSYPGIQEYTYLFTGPVPDTIVVRSDIDQIEIFTEKNPTREPMKVNWHFQFDLDMREAKKWSVEKNVNQQYTSPDGLSITAKNVIRTPNGIRLDYAASMDDKLSKLAADPSGKQIGIFYHLETMNAQGEKEEFDFGKTGAIEPLIKAAEMNEGTKEKNFTDLIQPLVMSPESKDIRFVLDGYSLPINKKDSVVIKPSQLITEPAVFIGEGDKVIFSGYELKASNSPGTKELTLKSDGIYANQVENETWVAVDEKGQEYPVSIQSMSYNPASAGNMTIIHDSEFYIRGMDHVPSKLTLTRTVVNKVFKDVDWSFELWGDTKLPWEARD, from the coding sequence ATGAAATCTTTTTCTGATCAAGAAGAACAGACTTGGAGCGATGTCTTATTCGCTGAAGGCCCGGATGCCGATTTCACAAGCCAGGTCATGCAGAAACTGGAGAACGTCGAGATGGTACGCGGCACGGATGAAGCGCAGATATTTGATCATATTACAGCAGCACGAAGCAAGCGCAGAATAAGGGGATGGATTGCGGGGACAACCGCGGCAGTAATCATCTTGGCGGGAGTTTCGGCGATATGGCAGACTCAGTTCCAGGATCAGGCTATGAGTGTGTTTCAACCAAAGCCGAAGACAGCTGAAGAAAAGAATCCGCCTGGAATGGAGGATTGGGTTTGGTACAACGACTATAATATATCGAAACCGCTTGGGTTGATAGACACTCCGGGCATTAAAGTTGAGGACAAAGGTTATACATTTCAAATTGAGAATGTGCTTTTCGACCGTTCGCGGATCGTGATTTCGACGCGGCAGACGGCTCCGGACGGAAGCAGATTGCAGTCGCCCTTGCGGGAAGGTGATGACTTCCATATTACGGACTTTCAGGGGAATGAAGTGGCCCGAAGAGTAAATGCTTTGGGAAACTCCTATCCAGGGATACAAGAATATACGTATTTATTCACAGGACCTGTGCCTGACACCATCGTTGTAAGAAGTGACATAGATCAAATTGAAATTTTTACAGAGAAGAATCCGACCCGAGAACCTATGAAGGTCAATTGGCATTTTCAATTCGATCTTGATATGCGGGAAGCGAAAAAATGGTCCGTTGAAAAAAATGTGAATCAGCAATATACTTCACCGGATGGTCTGTCGATCACAGCCAAAAACGTAATCCGAACGCCAAACGGGATCAGGCTCGATTACGCTGCTTCAATGGATGACAAGCTATCCAAACTTGCTGCGGATCCGTCCGGTAAGCAAATAGGTATCTTTTATCATTTGGAAACGATGAATGCGCAAGGGGAGAAGGAGGAATTTGACTTTGGTAAAACGGGGGCGATTGAGCCGTTAATAAAAGCAGCAGAAATGAATGAGGGCACCAAAGAGAAGAATTTTACCGATTTGATTCAGCCCCTCGTTATGTCGCCGGAAAGCAAGGACATTCGTTTTGTACTCGACGGATACTCTTTACCGATTAATAAAAAGGATTCCGTTGTCATTAAACCTTCTCAGCTGATAACAGAACCGGCGGTCTTTATAGGAGAGGGTGACAAGGTGATATTCTCGGGCTATGAGCTTAAGGCATCAAATTCCCCAGGCACCAAAGAATTAACTCTGAAGTCAGATGGAATATATGCAAATCAAGTCGAAAATGAAACGTGGGTAGCTGTTGATGAAAAAGGGCAGGAATACCCCGTATCGATTCAGTCGATGAGCTATAATCCAGCGTCAGCCGGAAACATGACCATCATTCACGATTCAGAGTTTTACATTCGCGGAATGGACCATGTTCCCTCCAAGTTGACTTTAACACGTACGGTCGTTAATAAAGTATTCAAGGATGTTGATTGGTCCTTCGAATTGTGGGGCGATACGAAACTCCCTTGGGAGGCAAGAGATTAA
- a CDS encoding RNA polymerase sigma factor: MDSQQEADLIRRIIDHDKQLFSALVDRYKHKVYGVIRGMGADHQDAQDLAQETFIRMYRFLPRYQEGSSLSAWVYTIAVNVTKDFLRKRRPIPVDVVEGMEETDKGITPEQSVLEKEMKRDIYRHLKCLPENYRLVLLLKYTNELSYEEIIKITGFSMGQVRNALHRGKRRLKKELENKGELAYEIFF, encoded by the coding sequence ATGGATTCACAACAAGAGGCGGATTTGATCCGGCGCATCATCGATCATGATAAGCAGTTGTTTTCCGCGCTCGTAGATCGTTATAAACATAAGGTCTATGGAGTGATCCGCGGGATGGGGGCCGATCATCAGGATGCACAGGATTTAGCGCAGGAAACATTCATACGTATGTACAGGTTTCTCCCCCGTTACCAGGAGGGAAGCAGCTTAAGCGCTTGGGTATACACTATAGCAGTTAATGTAACAAAAGATTTTTTGCGAAAACGCAGGCCTATCCCGGTTGATGTAGTGGAAGGAATGGAAGAAACGGATAAAGGAATTACACCGGAGCAGAGTGTTTTGGAAAAAGAAATGAAGCGGGATATTTATCGTCATTTAAAATGTTTGCCTGAAAACTACCGATTGGTCCTGCTTCTCAAGTATACAAATGAATTATCTTATGAGGAGATTATAAAAATAACCGGATTCAGCATGGGACAAGTCCGGAATGCGCTGCATCGCGGCAAGCGGCGTCTGAAGAAAGAGTTGGAAAACAAAGGAGAGTTGGCATATGAAATCTTTTTCTGA
- a CDS encoding class I SAM-dependent methyltransferase: protein MSSINQWQPEVYDQKLGFVSEYGKEIVTLLNPQKNELILDLGCGTGDLTYEISLSGAKVHGVDASADMIRKAQDKYPSLHFDIADGQQFHTEVLYDAVFSNAALHWMKDANGVIQSVCHALRPGGRFVAEFGGKDNVKTIVDAMIDVLTEEYGIDAAARNPWYFPSIGEYCALLERQGFTVRLAHYFDRPTKLQDGEQGLLSWLAQFGDDFFQGFTAGEISHICRIVSRRVNSKLWHDDAVYADYKRIRVIAEKPIHAT, encoded by the coding sequence ATGAGTTCGATCAATCAATGGCAGCCGGAAGTTTATGACCAAAAGCTTGGATTCGTTTCGGAGTATGGCAAAGAGATCGTTACGTTACTTAATCCTCAAAAGAATGAGCTAATATTGGATCTTGGCTGCGGTACGGGTGACCTTACCTATGAAATTTCCTTATCGGGTGCCAAGGTCCATGGTGTGGACGCATCCGCGGATATGATCCGCAAAGCACAAGATAAATACCCTTCCCTTCATTTCGATATTGCAGATGGGCAGCAGTTTCATACCGAAGTGCTTTATGATGCCGTATTTTCGAATGCTGCGCTTCATTGGATGAAGGATGCTAATGGGGTGATCCAGAGTGTATGTCATGCGTTAAGGCCCGGGGGGCGATTTGTTGCGGAGTTCGGAGGAAAAGATAATGTAAAAACGATTGTTGACGCTATGATCGATGTACTTACAGAGGAATATGGGATCGACGCCGCAGCGCGAAACCCATGGTATTTTCCAAGTATCGGCGAATACTGCGCGCTGCTTGAACGCCAGGGATTCACGGTGCGTCTGGCCCATTATTTCGACAGACCCACGAAACTTCAGGACGGCGAACAAGGTCTGCTCAGTTGGTTGGCTCAATTCGGGGATGATTTTTTTCAGGGATTTACAGCCGGAGAAATCAGTCATATCTGCCGTATCGTGAGCCGGAGGGTTAATTCAAAGCTATGGCATGATGATGCTGTATATGCCGACTACAAGCGAATTCGCGTTATTGCCGAGAAACCCATCCACGCGACATAG
- a CDS encoding erythromycin esterase family protein, producing the protein MSAAALVIVSSLLSGVAGAAGSNTGNSNKASVTDQGNIDLWKQWVKKNAKAIAIAAKPELTGNRNSSADSYPDLQFLKSLLKDKRMISLGEASHGASEYNLAKVRLVKFLHEQMGYSVLAFESNLADASTAYAQINHDKPQDTMEKSIFGVWHVQENLPLFEYIAEQSKSKHPLILTGVDVQGTSNSFITFVEKWFSSIDQGKAADFGEAERWYVKMHSYTDLKQFNREQTQLIEKYRLIQQFVKENETKLQQAYPANPELVPSLERVLQNRIDMVDTYIIHMVKLFAQIEPENQIKEASYIRDQQMANNAAWLAERLYPDKKIIFWGHNYHVRKHNSTMITEHDGFDFNNHPYPTMGEMLPFSLKKEHYVIGLYAYQGSSNLNNQKVESVSLPHQTGSMEDILKAGGHPFQFIDLSGAKLEPSTSWMFTPRIAKAWGKLEEKMIIRDQYDGLLFIDTIHPSKRSSK; encoded by the coding sequence ATGAGTGCAGCTGCACTGGTTATTGTATCCTCATTATTGTCAGGGGTTGCGGGGGCTGCAGGGAGCAACACCGGTAACAGTAATAAAGCATCTGTAACGGACCAAGGAAACATCGACTTGTGGAAGCAGTGGGTCAAGAAAAATGCGAAGGCCATTGCCATCGCCGCAAAACCGGAGTTGACCGGCAATCGGAACAGCTCAGCGGATTCCTATCCTGATTTGCAATTTCTTAAGTCCCTTCTGAAGGATAAGCGGATGATCAGTCTTGGCGAAGCATCGCATGGCGCATCGGAATATAATTTGGCCAAGGTGCGTTTGGTGAAATTTTTGCATGAACAAATGGGGTACAGTGTACTGGCCTTTGAATCCAATTTGGCGGATGCATCTACTGCGTATGCGCAAATTAATCATGATAAACCGCAAGATACAATGGAAAAATCGATTTTTGGCGTATGGCATGTACAGGAAAATTTGCCGCTATTCGAATATATAGCTGAGCAAAGCAAATCAAAGCATCCGCTGATTTTAACCGGAGTGGATGTGCAGGGGACATCCAATTCGTTTATAACCTTCGTAGAGAAATGGTTTTCAAGTATAGATCAAGGGAAGGCCGCAGATTTTGGAGAAGCGGAACGCTGGTATGTAAAAATGCACTCGTACACTGATCTGAAGCAATTCAACCGCGAACAAACGCAGCTAATCGAAAAATATCGCTTGATCCAGCAATTCGTTAAAGAAAATGAAACGAAGCTGCAGCAAGCCTACCCGGCGAATCCGGAATTGGTTCCGTCGCTCGAACGCGTCCTGCAGAACCGGATCGATATGGTGGATACGTATATAATACATATGGTAAAGCTGTTTGCTCAGATAGAACCGGAAAATCAAATCAAAGAAGCCAGTTATATTCGTGATCAGCAGATGGCCAATAATGCGGCTTGGCTCGCCGAACGTTTATATCCGGATAAAAAAATCATCTTTTGGGGACATAATTACCATGTGCGGAAACATAACTCCACGATGATTACCGAACATGACGGTTTTGATTTTAACAATCATCCTTATCCGACGATGGGGGAGATGCTGCCGTTTTCGCTGAAAAAAGAACATTACGTCATCGGGTTATATGCATATCAGGGAAGCTCCAATTTGAACAATCAAAAAGTCGAGTCCGTTTCTTTACCTCACCAAACAGGCAGCATGGAGGATATTTTAAAGGCGGGGGGACATCCGTTCCAATTCATCGACTTGAGCGGGGCCAAGTTGGAACCGTCAACGTCATGGATGTTTACACCCAGAATCGCTAAAGCATGGGGGAAGTTGGAGGAAAAAATGATCATCCGCGATCAATATGACGGCCTGCTGTTCATCGATACGATTCATCCTTCCAAGCGATCGTCAAAATAG
- the wecB gene encoding non-hydrolyzing UDP-N-acetylglucosamine 2-epimerase — protein sequence MSINFRGPSKVIGISFKGYTSLSTFAWQKRPSVRGAGLLSDTLCGVILVGRLIYLKHSFVDVVTDLLFAPTSVGKDNLIKEGYNSEHIFITGQTAVDAAIYTSKPDYEFNETKLNSLIQHEGKIITVTAHRRENYGLPMEKMFAAIRRIADEHPDVSVIYPVHLSPTVREIAFKKLSGHDRIHLLDPIEYPDMINLISRSHLILSDSGGLQEETPVFKKPLVLMRDTTERPEAVTANAVYLAGTEESSIYDITARLLNDSSLYNRMANAGNPFGDGQASRRIVEILAHHFGFIANLPGEFEG from the coding sequence ATCAGTATAAACTTCCGGGGTCCCAGCAAAGTAATCGGAATAAGCTTCAAAGGCTACACGTCACTCAGTACTTTTGCTTGGCAAAAGCGCCCCTCTGTAAGAGGCGCCGGACTTCTTTCCGATACTCTTTGTGGGGTTATTTTAGTAGGACGGCTAATTTACCTGAAGCATTCATTCGTTGATGTCGTAACCGATTTATTATTCGCACCTACATCAGTAGGCAAGGATAATCTAATCAAAGAAGGCTATAATAGCGAACATATCTTTATCACAGGGCAAACTGCCGTAGATGCTGCCATATACACCAGCAAGCCGGACTACGAATTTAATGAAACGAAACTGAACAGCTTGATCCAACATGAAGGGAAAATCATCACGGTAACAGCACACCGCAGAGAAAATTATGGATTGCCAATGGAAAAAATGTTTGCTGCCATACGGCGCATTGCCGATGAGCACCCCGATGTCTCCGTCATTTACCCGGTTCATTTAAGCCCAACTGTGCGTGAGATTGCATTCAAAAAGCTTTCAGGTCATGACAGAATACATTTGCTTGATCCGATTGAATACCCTGACATGATTAACCTGATTTCGCGATCCCATCTTATCTTAAGCGACTCTGGCGGTCTTCAGGAAGAAACTCCGGTTTTTAAAAAGCCGCTTGTGTTGATGCGCGATACGACGGAAAGACCGGAGGCTGTTACGGCTAATGCTGTATATTTAGCGGGAACGGAGGAGTCTTCTATTTATGACATAACCGCTCGGCTTCTTAATGATTCAAGTTTATACAATAGGATGGCAAATGCAGGTAATCCCTTTGGGGACGGACAAGCATCAAGGCGTATTGTCGAAATCCTTGCACACCACTTTGGTTTTATTGCGAATCTTCCGGGTGAGTTTGAGGGATAG
- a CDS encoding EamA family transporter — translation MWFMFALLTAFAWGGADLFYKKGSDSDDRFSHIKIVIMVGLVMGIHATVYMLVKGISFDPIDLLRYSPVSALYILSMTIGYIGLRYMELSIASPVQNSSGAVTSILLFIFFTHKLGVVEVLGVTIITLGVIGIAILEKAAEQRALKASSEQIDKKYQIGMMAIMFPILYCIIDGLGTFADGIYLDELKLISQDSALLAYEFTFFLCAVLAYTYLKFVKKQSFHLFKERVKGYAAVCETIGQFFYVFAMFSNAIIAAPLIASYSIFSVILSRIFLKERLTRTQYAVIVLVIIGIALLGIADEL, via the coding sequence ATGTGGTTTATGTTTGCTTTACTGACCGCTTTTGCTTGGGGAGGTGCGGATCTATTTTACAAAAAAGGCAGCGACAGCGACGACAGGTTCAGCCATATTAAAATCGTCATTATGGTAGGTCTGGTAATGGGGATTCATGCCACGGTTTATATGCTCGTCAAAGGAATAAGCTTCGATCCTATCGATTTATTGCGTTATTCGCCCGTATCCGCACTTTATATTTTATCGATGACGATCGGATATATAGGTTTAAGGTATATGGAATTATCCATCGCTTCGCCTGTGCAAAATTCCTCCGGAGCAGTGACGTCGATCCTGTTGTTCATATTTTTCACCCATAAACTTGGCGTCGTTGAAGTGTTGGGCGTGACGATTATCACTTTGGGCGTGATTGGAATCGCCATCCTGGAGAAAGCTGCTGAACAACGAGCCCTAAAAGCGAGTTCCGAACAAATCGATAAAAAATATCAAATCGGCATGATGGCGATCATGTTTCCGATTTTGTACTGCATCATTGATGGGCTTGGGACTTTTGCCGATGGGATTTATTTGGATGAGCTTAAGCTGATCAGCCAAGATTCGGCCCTGCTCGCATATGAATTCACCTTTTTCTTGTGTGCCGTGCTGGCATATACATACCTGAAATTCGTCAAAAAACAGTCGTTTCATCTCTTCAAAGAACGCGTCAAAGGGTATGCTGCGGTTTGCGAGACGATCGGACAGTTTTTCTACGTATTTGCGATGTTCAGCAACGCCATTATAGCAGCGCCTCTGATTGCTTCCTACAGTATCTTTTCGGTGATCTTATCCCGTATTTTCCTCAAAGAGAGACTAACCAGGACGCAGTATGCGGTGATTGTCCTAGTAATTATCGGGATTGCGCTGCTTGGGATCGCGGATGAACTTTGA
- a CDS encoding M24 family metallopeptidase: MVYDKKKHLKNVAERARMIMERENIEAIVASSCENFYYLSGHPSTFMYTLRMSEVALAVMFRDPSRSTVIIMNEFEAAGISADLPGCELRTYPTWVDVDDPFGLRGARYEGKRPDKHQIHEMFGLLSEVLAEHGITSGKVAVELSSMRCPAVNALREAVPGLELTEAGLVLTELRARKTPWEIDQLRQSCAFAEIGIAETIKGIRTGSSAAEIADAFRLALLTHADGAPSRFHMISVGGNFAPAHIFDTRPGEPGDLIKFDVGVDVAGYGSDIARTFVLGSPSDTVKRIYGALRAGHDRLLELIEPGQPMKRAFDEAMHVIRSSGLPNYNRGHLGHSAGLSLAAEEAPFLSPSEEGVFHPGMVICLETPYYGYGIGAIMIEDMVLVTDNGCERLNKLSRDLISL, encoded by the coding sequence ATGGTTTACGATAAGAAGAAGCATTTGAAAAATGTTGCGGAACGTGCCCGAATGATCATGGAGCGGGAGAACATAGAAGCGATCGTGGCATCAAGCTGCGAAAATTTCTATTACTTGTCTGGGCACCCGAGTACGTTTATGTATACATTGCGCATGAGTGAGGTTGCCCTTGCGGTCATGTTTCGAGATCCATCCCGCAGCACGGTGATCATCATGAATGAATTCGAGGCTGCGGGCATATCGGCAGATTTGCCCGGATGCGAGCTGCGAACGTACCCGACCTGGGTCGACGTTGACGATCCGTTCGGACTCCGAGGCGCGAGATACGAAGGCAAACGGCCTGATAAACATCAAATCCATGAGATGTTCGGGCTGCTGAGCGAGGTTCTGGCTGAGCATGGAATTACCAGCGGCAAGGTAGCCGTGGAGCTAAGCTCCATGAGGTGCCCTGCCGTAAATGCGCTGCGTGAAGCCGTTCCGGGACTTGAACTGACGGAAGCCGGCTTGGTTCTGACTGAGCTGCGGGCGCGCAAGACGCCTTGGGAAATCGATCAGCTGCGCCAAAGCTGTGCTTTTGCCGAAATCGGCATCGCCGAAACGATCAAGGGAATCCGTACCGGCAGCTCGGCGGCCGAGATTGCCGACGCTTTCCGGCTTGCTTTGCTGACCCATGCGGATGGGGCACCATCCCGGTTCCACATGATTTCCGTCGGTGGAAATTTCGCTCCGGCGCATATTTTTGATACTCGTCCGGGGGAACCCGGCGACTTGATCAAATTCGATGTCGGCGTCGATGTTGCCGGTTACGGTTCGGATATCGCCCGCACTTTCGTGCTTGGATCTCCCTCTGACACGGTGAAGCGTATTTACGGCGCACTGCGGGCCGGACATGACCGATTATTGGAACTCATCGAACCGGGCCAGCCGATGAAGCGAGCATTTGACGAAGCCATGCATGTGATCCGCAGCTCAGGCCTTCCCAATTACAACCGCGGTCATCTGGGACATAGCGCAGGTTTGAGTCTCGCGGCCGAAGAAGCCCCGTTCTTGAGCCCATCGGAGGAGGGCGTTTTTCATCCGGGGATGGTTATCTGTTTGGAGACGCCATATTACGGCTATGGCATTGGCGCCATTATGATCGAAGATATGGTGCTTGTTACGGATAACGGCTGCGAGCGGCTGAACAAGCTGTCTCGTGATTTGATTTCGCTGTAG
- a CDS encoding amino acid ABC transporter ATP-binding protein has product MIEVNNLGKSFGELTVFSDINLHIDSGEILVLVGPSGSGKSTLLRCLNGLEVPDAGSIRIGDASWDASMSEAAKKAAVRRVRTLTGMVFQSFNLFPHMTVLENVTMAPMMVKNMNKAEAVEIGESLLTKVGLLNKKDEYPSRLSGGQQQRVAIARALAMQPQIMLFDEPTSALDPELTGEVLAVMKKLAREGMTMIIVTHEMKFAREVANRVIFMSEGKIQEESSPERFFDQPQTERARKFLRQLASEPEAE; this is encoded by the coding sequence ATGATTGAGGTAAACAATCTCGGCAAAAGTTTCGGTGAACTAACTGTATTCAGCGATATCAACCTGCATATCGATTCCGGTGAAATCCTGGTTCTGGTCGGACCGAGCGGTTCCGGCAAAAGCACGCTGCTGCGCTGCTTAAACGGGCTGGAGGTCCCGGATGCAGGATCGATCCGGATTGGGGATGCCTCTTGGGACGCTTCGATGAGCGAGGCAGCCAAAAAGGCGGCGGTGCGGCGAGTACGGACCTTAACCGGCATGGTGTTCCAGTCGTTTAATTTATTTCCCCATATGACCGTACTGGAGAACGTCACTATGGCGCCGATGATGGTGAAAAATATGAATAAAGCCGAGGCAGTCGAAATCGGAGAATCGCTTCTCACCAAAGTCGGGCTGCTGAATAAAAAGGATGAATACCCCTCCCGGTTATCCGGCGGCCAGCAGCAGCGGGTCGCGATTGCCCGGGCTCTCGCCATGCAGCCGCAAATCATGCTGTTCGACGAACCCACATCGGCGCTGGATCCCGAACTGACGGGAGAAGTGCTTGCGGTCATGAAGAAGTTGGCCAGGGAAGGGATGACGATGATCATCGTCACCCATGAAATGAAATTCGCGCGTGAAGTGGCGAATCGGGTTATTTTTATGAGCGAAGGAAAAATTCAGGAAGAAAGTTCGCCGGAGCGGTTTTTCGATCAGCCGCAGACGGAACGGGCCCGCAAATTTTTGCGGCAGCTCGCGAGCGAACCGGAAGCGGAATAG
- a CDS encoding amino acid ABC transporter permease: MELVFKNFQFLLTGAYYTLLLTVVPMFFGLIIGIIVAIARLKGNVLVRNLAKGYVSLIRGTPILVQIFIVYYGLPDFGITLGPLTAAFISLSINVGAYLSETFRGAILSVPNGQSEAAFSLGLTPWQTMRRVVLPQAARVAIPPMGNTFIGMLKETSLVSIVTVTELLRSAQLLVAQYYVAMPFFVAIALMYWVMSVSFSFILNRIEARLAKAY, from the coding sequence ATGGAACTGGTTTTCAAGAACTTCCAATTTCTTTTGACGGGTGCGTATTACACACTGCTGCTTACGGTGGTTCCCATGTTTTTCGGACTCATTATCGGAATCATCGTTGCGATCGCCCGTTTAAAAGGAAATGTGCTCGTTCGCAATCTGGCTAAAGGTTACGTCTCTCTGATTCGGGGTACGCCAATTCTGGTGCAAATTTTCATTGTCTATTACGGACTGCCTGATTTCGGAATAACGCTTGGACCGCTCACGGCGGCCTTCATTTCACTAAGCATTAACGTCGGGGCGTATTTGTCCGAGACGTTCCGCGGTGCCATTTTATCAGTGCCTAATGGACAGTCAGAGGCTGCTTTTTCCCTGGGCTTGACGCCATGGCAAACGATGCGCCGGGTTGTGCTGCCGCAGGCGGCCCGCGTTGCGATCCCGCCGATGGGCAATACGTTCATCGGGATGCTGAAGGAGACGTCGCTTGTATCCATCGTTACCGTAACCGAACTGCTGCGCTCCGCACAACTGCTCGTTGCCCAATATTATGTCGCCATGCCTTTTTTTGTGGCTATTGCTCTGATGTACTGGGTCATGAGCGTGTCTTTCTCTTTCATTCTGAACCGTATCGAGGCCCGTTTAGCAAAAGCATATTAA